A portion of the Pedobacter cryoconitis genome contains these proteins:
- a CDS encoding ABC transporter ATP-binding protein, with the protein MLQAIELTKKYGDQVALNGLNLNVEPGEVFCLLGQNGAGKTTTINLFLGFTGASSGKALVNGVLVSPDQPETKKFLAYIPEIVMLYANLTSLENLDFFSRIAGFNYKKEELEKYLLQAGLQPEAFHKRVGNYSKGMRQKVGIAIAVAKNAEVILMDEPTSGLDPKATHEFSEIVKQLSKDGRTVFMATHDIFNAVNVGTRIGIMRQGSLIHTLNAKDISANDLQKLYLETI; encoded by the coding sequence ATGTTACAAGCAATAGAACTGACTAAAAAATATGGGGATCAGGTAGCACTTAATGGCTTAAATCTGAACGTTGAACCTGGAGAAGTGTTTTGTTTATTAGGCCAGAACGGTGCAGGTAAAACCACAACGATTAATTTATTCTTAGGTTTTACAGGAGCTTCATCCGGAAAGGCACTGGTTAATGGGGTTTTGGTGAGCCCAGACCAGCCTGAGACTAAAAAATTTCTGGCCTATATCCCGGAGATTGTCATGCTGTATGCAAACCTGACCAGTTTAGAGAATCTTGATTTTTTTAGCCGGATAGCCGGATTCAACTATAAAAAAGAAGAACTGGAAAAGTATTTATTACAAGCAGGTTTACAGCCGGAAGCTTTCCATAAACGGGTTGGAAATTACAGTAAGGGGATGCGCCAGAAAGTAGGGATCGCCATTGCTGTTGCTAAAAATGCAGAAGTGATCTTAATGGATGAGCCAACCAGCGGGCTTGATCCAAAAGCAACCCATGAATTCAGTGAAATTGTCAAACAGCTTTCCAAGGATGGAAGAACTGTGTTTATGGCCACCCATGATATTTTTAATGCGGTAAATGTAGGGACAAGGATTGGAATTATGCGCCAGGGATCGCTCATTCACACGTTGAATGCAAAGGATATTTCTGCGAATGATTTGCAAAAGTTATACCTGGAAACGATATAA
- a CDS encoding ABC transporter permease subunit, whose product MSPLQYTPLRTLIWKELRLAFRDKIMSTLAIIIYTLFIASGLLTVLQYQNDQQSRELSNKKFRQQWEAQHNNPHEAAHFGTYLFKPLNLLSAFDPGLNDYSGTTYRVEAHVQHEVDYSNAERNDALMRFGQFTLALIMQMLIPLLLLFISSSALTYEKESGTFKMLMAQGIKPSQLAWGKVWSNYLLVVFLVMPIFVVLFFVVLCSPSGIALLGRFLILLCGYLLFYLLVTLTGVIVSALSGTSRTATLTVLTVWLFSSILFPKIAAGHAADQYPLISRAAFNNNVKQGFLKGINGDAPYHERAEKHYAALLKKYGADSAAQLPVNADGLMLQYNEDYQNKVFDHYYTALANTFNQQQSSLNYAGLADPFMSLKRLSMAMSGTDFYHHQSFFLQAKEYRNNLIRKLNLQLASHPVKPNESYQASPRFFLQLKDFSYQAPTLLETLYLQRLALGSLCAWIALLSMALYFITKPSLQ is encoded by the coding sequence ATGTCTCCACTCCAATACACTCCTTTACGTACTCTAATCTGGAAAGAACTCAGGTTAGCTTTCCGCGATAAAATAATGAGCACATTGGCTATCATTATTTATACTTTGTTCATTGCAAGCGGGCTGTTAACTGTTTTGCAGTATCAAAACGATCAGCAAAGCCGGGAACTATCCAACAAAAAATTCCGTCAGCAGTGGGAAGCCCAACATAACAATCCACATGAGGCCGCACATTTCGGCACCTATCTTTTTAAACCTTTAAATCTTTTAAGTGCCTTTGATCCAGGACTTAATGATTATTCCGGAACTACTTATCGTGTAGAAGCCCATGTACAGCATGAGGTAGATTATAGCAATGCCGAACGTAATGACGCCTTGATGCGGTTCGGCCAGTTCACCCTCGCTTTGATTATGCAAATGCTGATTCCCTTGCTGCTGCTCTTTATCAGTTCTTCTGCACTGACTTATGAAAAAGAATCCGGCACTTTTAAAATGCTGATGGCCCAAGGGATAAAGCCTTCACAATTGGCTTGGGGAAAGGTTTGGTCAAATTATTTATTGGTGGTTTTCCTGGTCATGCCAATTTTTGTAGTCCTGTTTTTTGTGGTCCTTTGCTCCCCTTCTGGCATTGCTTTATTGGGCCGGTTCTTAATACTGCTTTGTGGTTACCTGCTTTTTTATTTGCTGGTCACCTTAACCGGAGTCATCGTATCTGCACTTAGCGGGACTTCAAGAACGGCAACACTTACTGTTTTAACAGTATGGCTATTCAGCAGTATCCTCTTTCCGAAAATAGCAGCTGGTCATGCAGCGGATCAATATCCTTTAATCTCCCGCGCAGCTTTCAATAATAACGTTAAACAAGGATTTTTAAAGGGGATTAACGGAGATGCACCTTATCACGAAAGGGCAGAGAAACACTATGCAGCTTTATTAAAAAAATACGGGGCAGACAGCGCAGCGCAGCTTCCGGTTAATGCTGACGGTTTAATGCTGCAATACAATGAAGATTACCAGAACAAGGTATTCGATCATTATTATACAGCGCTGGCAAACACGTTCAATCAGCAGCAGTCTTCTCTGAATTATGCAGGGCTGGCAGATCCCTTTATGAGTTTAAAGCGCCTTTCTATGGCGATGTCTGGTACCGATTTCTACCACCACCAAAGCTTCTTCCTGCAGGCAAAAGAATACCGCAATAACCTGATCCGCAAATTGAATCTTCAATTGGCCAGCCATCCTGTAAAACCGAATGAAAGTTACCAGGCAAGCCCCCGGTTTTTTCTGCAACTCAAAGATTTCAGTTATCAGGCGCCAACCTTGCTGGAAACCTTGTATTTACAACGATTGGCATTAGGTTCACTTTGCGCATGGATAGCGCTGCTTTCCATGGCTTTATACTTCATTACCAAACCTTCATTGCAATAA
- a CDS encoding DUF3526 domain-containing protein, whose amino-acid sequence MQLFLLIFRFEWRQFLRQPVQLLLLLFFLLMSVYSLYNGQSFVQKQLTGLDTLTNNQQANLQELISRFHTDTTTAQGKILAQQAGLPKVVEFKAPPIATNPPQALAALAIGQRDLLPYFDIISSKRDILTPPNAEIANPEKLASGNFDFSFVLIYLFPLLIIILSYDLFSREAEQQTDRLLAVQSGAINRILRHKILFRLLLISLLTNMLSIIGFFIHPAAAALHLPDVLLWILVTNTYLIFWFAVCWLMIILRKSSQLNALILIGIWLLLTLILPAITNKFAGLKYPMPLRTELVSNQRQTMTHTWEMPIPQLLKEFYQNNPQYLSLKTDGDTARYGNKRFVAYYDLLGRRMNKNVMEYTTAAAKHNAWLSQMAWLNPVAQMQALLNATAQTGLSDYLYYQNQTSLFQNQWVKLINGYLLSNKKLSLIEVQNLPAFHPAKDQTRTSRILVNTLSIWLAILLTLLIARQIANQIAFKRKNKSTY is encoded by the coding sequence ATGCAGTTATTCCTTTTAATTTTCCGTTTCGAGTGGCGGCAATTCTTACGTCAGCCCGTTCAACTATTGTTACTGCTATTTTTCCTGTTGATGAGCGTATACAGCCTGTACAACGGCCAGAGTTTTGTACAAAAGCAATTAACCGGGCTGGATACGCTGACTAACAATCAGCAAGCGAATCTCCAGGAACTAATCAGCAGGTTTCATACAGATACCACTACTGCACAAGGAAAAATTCTGGCCCAGCAGGCAGGTTTGCCAAAGGTCGTGGAATTCAAAGCTCCACCTATTGCAACTAATCCGCCACAAGCATTGGCTGCGCTGGCTATTGGTCAGCGTGATTTACTTCCATATTTTGATATCATTAGCAGTAAACGTGATATTTTAACGCCACCCAATGCAGAAATCGCTAATCCGGAGAAACTGGCGTCGGGTAATTTCGATTTTTCTTTTGTGCTGATCTATTTGTTTCCACTCTTGATCATCATCCTGAGTTACGATCTTTTTTCCAGAGAAGCCGAGCAGCAAACTGACCGTCTGCTCGCTGTTCAAAGTGGCGCAATCAACCGGATTCTAAGGCATAAAATCCTTTTCCGGCTGCTATTAATCAGCCTGCTAACCAATATGCTCAGCATCATTGGTTTCTTTATCCACCCAGCTGCTGCTGCCCTGCATCTGCCTGATGTTCTTTTATGGATCCTGGTGACCAATACTTACCTGATATTTTGGTTCGCAGTCTGCTGGCTGATGATCATCCTTCGCAAATCTTCACAGCTCAATGCTTTGATATTAATCGGCATCTGGTTGCTGCTTACCTTGATCTTACCAGCGATCACCAACAAATTTGCAGGACTTAAATATCCGATGCCGCTGCGTACTGAACTCGTATCTAATCAGCGGCAAACGATGACCCATACCTGGGAAATGCCGATCCCGCAATTATTGAAGGAATTCTATCAAAACAATCCGCAATACCTTAGTCTGAAAACTGACGGAGATACTGCGCGCTATGGCAATAAAAGATTCGTGGCTTATTATGACCTGCTAGGCAGGCGGATGAACAAAAATGTGATGGAATATACTACTGCCGCTGCAAAGCATAATGCCTGGCTAAGTCAAATGGCCTGGCTTAATCCAGTAGCTCAAATGCAGGCGCTACTGAATGCAACTGCACAAACCGGACTCAGTGACTATCTGTATTATCAAAATCAAACCAGCCTATTTCAAAACCAGTGGGTAAAACTCATCAACGGTTATCTGTTGTCTAACAAGAAACTCAGCCTGATCGAAGTCCAGAACCTGCCTGCGTTTCATCCTGCAAAAGATCAAACCAGAACCTCTCGTATTCTGGTCAATACCTTATCTATCTGGCTGGCCATCTTACTGACCTTACTGATTGCCCGCCAGATTGCCAATCAGATTGCCTTCAAAAGAAAAAACAAGTCAACATACTAA
- a CDS encoding TonB-dependent siderophore receptor produces MKKIFYLFIFSLSVLPNLLYAQQPKKLTDTTGQLNKLEQINVTSKKKVRIKTDTLSNSLKLQQPLIQIPQNIISISTGLLQQQGALELKDAARNASGVYFGYNSTPFDNSAVAQIRGFAAYTTLNGMSRRFSYGASIDDDALIENVEFVKGPAGFLNSVGEPGGSINILTKTPGHKMLNIVQTAGSFNLYRIAADIGSEVQKKGFSYRFNTAYQHKDSYLNDLKTNKYVVAPVIQYNFSPNTYVLAEYDFIRGEVQNGSAIVKVRSEQDILKGPISTNYSSERSLPTSYTQNETARIYAVHKFNDNWQVTSQSSYLSSPYKNWNMTSKGSMVNFDANGNTKRRASLSMGAGKTFSTQLFANGQLKTGGIQHQLLIGADYTNSRDSLSLNNGKIESDYNKSGTINTARAETVNQITRINRTNNNTFIKSAFIYDNIQLQKKLLLTLGARYTWYKNDKETTNARGVVKTNNYDQKALSPRAALTYLVNPATSIFFLYDQSFVPQSYQRAIVDPTTKEITGTEAIDPQKGKDMELGIKRNWFNSRLYTTLNGFHTLKSNVPVTDLINAGFVKPAGQVTSNGIEVDVIGNITDQLSISTNYTYVKSTITKDEDPELLGKELPQTPQQIFNTWVQYSFPLRNKASLNLSLGQTTMIKRSTSEKNQYIPDFTKYDAGLSYVQDKYFFRLIADNLTGKRYMSSGDLITGYPYDGRNFYYIDGDPFNVKVSIGIKF; encoded by the coding sequence ATGAAAAAAATCTTTTACTTATTTATCTTTAGTTTGAGCGTTCTGCCAAACTTGCTATATGCTCAACAACCAAAAAAGTTAACCGATACCACGGGTCAGCTCAATAAACTCGAACAGATTAACGTAACCAGTAAAAAAAAGGTCAGGATTAAAACCGATACGCTTTCCAATAGCTTAAAGCTTCAACAGCCGTTAATTCAGATCCCTCAGAACATCATCAGCATATCGACAGGTTTATTGCAACAACAAGGTGCACTGGAACTCAAAGATGCGGCGCGTAATGCCAGCGGTGTTTATTTCGGCTACAACAGTACCCCATTTGATAATTCTGCTGTCGCACAAATCCGCGGTTTCGCAGCGTATACTACACTGAATGGAATGTCACGCCGTTTTAGTTATGGCGCTTCTATTGACGATGATGCGCTGATAGAGAATGTAGAATTTGTTAAGGGCCCTGCCGGCTTCCTGAATTCTGTGGGTGAACCGGGCGGGTCCATTAATATCCTGACCAAAACTCCGGGGCATAAAATGTTAAATATCGTACAAACAGCAGGAAGTTTCAACCTGTACCGTATAGCCGCAGATATTGGTTCTGAGGTTCAGAAAAAAGGATTCTCTTACCGCTTTAATACGGCTTATCAGCATAAAGATTCTTACCTGAATGATCTCAAAACCAATAAATATGTGGTCGCCCCGGTTATACAGTATAATTTCAGTCCAAATACTTATGTGCTGGCAGAGTATGATTTTATCAGAGGCGAAGTTCAAAATGGTTCTGCAATTGTCAAAGTCCGCAGCGAACAAGACATTTTAAAAGGCCCGATCAGCACCAACTATAGCTCAGAGCGTAGTTTACCCACAAGTTATACACAAAATGAGACTGCAAGAATCTATGCGGTCCATAAATTCAATGATAACTGGCAGGTTACTTCACAATCTTCTTATTTATCATCACCTTATAAAAACTGGAATATGACTTCCAAAGGGAGTATGGTGAATTTTGATGCCAATGGAAATACGAAACGCAGAGCCAGCTTATCGATGGGTGCAGGCAAAACCTTCTCTACTCAACTATTTGCAAACGGTCAGCTTAAAACCGGAGGTATTCAACATCAATTGTTAATTGGGGCTGATTATACCAACAGCAGGGATTCTTTATCCCTGAATAACGGAAAGATAGAATCAGACTACAACAAATCCGGGACAATAAATACGGCAAGAGCAGAGACAGTCAATCAGATTACCAGGATTAACAGGACAAACAACAATACTTTTATAAAATCAGCTTTTATTTATGACAATATTCAATTGCAGAAAAAGCTTCTATTAACGCTTGGTGCAAGATATACCTGGTATAAGAACGACAAAGAAACAACGAATGCCAGAGGTGTCGTTAAAACCAATAATTATGATCAAAAAGCACTTTCCCCACGTGCTGCGTTAACTTACCTGGTTAATCCAGCTACGTCAATCTTCTTCTTGTATGACCAGTCTTTTGTCCCTCAAAGCTATCAGCGTGCGATTGTTGATCCCACAACAAAAGAAATAACCGGAACAGAAGCCATCGACCCTCAAAAAGGTAAGGATATGGAACTGGGCATTAAAAGAAACTGGTTCAACTCCCGCTTATACACAACTTTAAATGGGTTTCATACTTTAAAATCAAACGTTCCGGTAACAGATCTGATCAATGCCGGGTTTGTAAAACCTGCAGGCCAGGTCACAAGTAACGGAATTGAGGTTGATGTGATTGGAAACATCACTGATCAGCTTTCTATTTCCACGAACTACACCTATGTGAAATCAACCATCACTAAAGATGAGGATCCGGAATTACTGGGCAAAGAACTTCCGCAAACCCCGCAGCAGATCTTTAATACCTGGGTACAGTACAGTTTTCCATTGAGAAACAAAGCAAGTCTGAACCTGAGTTTAGGGCAGACCACGATGATCAAACGCAGTACTTCAGAGAAAAATCAGTATATCCCTGATTTTACTAAATATGATGCAGGACTGAGTTATGTGCAGGATAAATATTTCTTTCGCTTAATCGCAGATAACCTGACTGGTAAACGTTACATGTCATCTGGTGATTTGATTACGGGTTATCCTTATGACGGCCGTAATTTCTACTATATCGATGGTGATCCGTTTAATGTAAAAGTTTCTATAGGAATCAAGTTTTAA
- a CDS encoding glutaminyl-peptide cyclotransferase, which yields MYNKYKVLAFGLAITLASCQNNNKETKAVATAADATSTQVPKNLTYKVAGTLPHDTAAYTEGFELHGGKIYEGTGTYENSYVAVSDTSSGQLEKKFPLKDKSIYGEGISILGNQLFQLTYQNHIAYVYDLKDLTKPTGTFKWPQEGWGMTNDGKNLYVSVGSSIIYKLDPKSFAVVGQIQVTDNLGTVDQLNELEYVDGFLYINQWQTTKILKVDVSSGKVVGTIDCFGLLSNYAPDYTPKSEDSVLNGIAWDKTHQLLYVTGKNWPLIFKLRLD from the coding sequence ATGTATAACAAATATAAAGTGCTGGCATTCGGGCTGGCTATTACCCTTGCTTCCTGTCAAAATAATAACAAAGAAACAAAAGCAGTTGCTACCGCTGCAGATGCTACCTCAACCCAGGTTCCCAAAAATCTGACTTATAAAGTTGCTGGTACATTACCACATGATACTGCTGCTTATACTGAAGGATTTGAACTTCATGGCGGGAAAATTTACGAGGGGACCGGAACCTATGAGAATTCATATGTTGCTGTTTCAGATACCAGCTCTGGTCAGTTGGAGAAAAAGTTTCCACTGAAAGACAAAAGCATTTATGGGGAAGGGATTTCTATATTGGGCAATCAGCTTTTTCAGCTCACTTATCAAAATCATATCGCTTATGTCTATGACCTGAAAGATCTGACCAAACCAACAGGGACTTTCAAGTGGCCTCAGGAAGGTTGGGGAATGACTAATGATGGTAAAAACCTTTACGTGAGCGTAGGAAGCTCTATTATCTATAAACTTGACCCAAAAAGCTTTGCTGTTGTCGGGCAAATACAAGTCACTGATAACTTAGGAACAGTAGATCAGCTGAATGAACTGGAATATGTAGATGGATTTCTTTACATCAATCAATGGCAAACTACAAAAATATTAAAGGTAGATGTGTCCAGCGGAAAGGTGGTTGGAACTATTGATTGCTTCGGGCTGTTGTCAAATTATGCGCCTGATTATACGCCTAAATCTGAAGACAGTGTACTGAATGGCATTGCCTGGGACAAAACACATCAATTATTGTATGTAACAGGTAAAAACTGGCCGCTGATTTTCAAGCTGAGGTTAGACTAA
- a CDS encoding peptidase domain-containing ABC transporter — protein sequence MFQLFSSGRKFPFYKQPDAMDCGPVCLKIISAYYGKTFPIAYFRKLCSIGKQGTTMTSMLEAAGLLGFKTLAAEIPYEQLLNRVRLPCILHWEKEHYVVLYRMTSKYAYLADPALSGKVKVRKEDFIRSWQIKEGSTIGRALLLETTPAFQEKQSIADHSASLWSLMPYLKLHRKSLIPVGISLLLACGFSLIIPFLTQLIVDKGIQGKNTNLLFLICIGQLMLFSGRMLMDFLRARLLFRLGARTSIVLLKEFLAKLMQLPFSFFDNRQAGDNMQRVNDNQRVEEFLTNSLISFILSAITLVVLGGVLCYYNWQIFLIFLIGAVISVTWSNSFQQKRKVIDQKKFKVLSANQQLLLEIFYAMQEIKLTGSEQEKQELWEGLQDQSYGLKLEALQLDQLMQGIGYFINEVKNVLITYAAAMLVINDQVTLGGMLAITYICGQLNTPITQLVEFARVSQNTKFSLQRMAEVHQEAEEDFEVGYRDMTSAPENIELKQVSFQYGNSHAPFVLKNLDLLIPAGKVTAIVGMSGSGKTTLIKLLLKFYQVSKGSVTIGNLSVDQVHAKQWRAACGVVMQDGYVFMDTIANNIFAGSVVKDKERLYEVSKLANMHDFFMAMPFGYDTVVGKDGYGLSEGQKQRLLIARLIYRNPAYIFLDEATNSLDAHNELSIVNNLNNFFTGKTVLIVAHRLSTVKNADQIVVLHQGELVEKGTHQELIARKGNYYQLIKNQLELSK from the coding sequence ATGTTTCAACTTTTCTCTTCTGGCAGGAAATTTCCGTTTTATAAACAACCAGATGCAATGGATTGCGGACCGGTTTGTCTTAAAATAATCTCGGCATATTACGGGAAAACTTTTCCAATTGCTTATTTCAGAAAGCTTTGCAGTATAGGTAAGCAGGGGACTACGATGACGAGTATGCTGGAAGCAGCAGGTTTACTGGGCTTCAAAACACTCGCAGCAGAAATCCCTTATGAACAATTGTTGAATAGGGTCCGGTTACCTTGTATTCTTCATTGGGAAAAGGAACATTATGTGGTTTTATACCGCATGACCAGCAAATATGCCTACCTGGCTGATCCCGCACTTAGTGGAAAAGTTAAGGTGCGAAAGGAAGATTTTATCCGCTCCTGGCAAATTAAAGAAGGCAGCACTATTGGCAGGGCTTTATTGCTGGAAACTACGCCGGCTTTCCAGGAAAAACAAAGTATTGCTGATCATTCGGCTTCCTTATGGTCTTTAATGCCTTACCTCAAATTACACCGTAAAAGTTTAATCCCTGTTGGTATCAGCCTTTTGCTGGCCTGCGGTTTCTCTCTGATTATTCCATTTTTAACCCAGCTGATTGTGGATAAAGGGATCCAGGGGAAAAATACAAATTTGCTTTTTCTGATCTGTATCGGACAGTTGATGTTGTTTTCCGGAAGGATGCTGATGGACTTTCTCCGTGCAAGGTTGCTTTTCAGGTTAGGCGCCAGGACCAGTATCGTTTTATTGAAAGAGTTTCTGGCCAAGCTGATGCAATTGCCTTTTTCATTTTTTGATAACCGGCAAGCAGGTGATAATATGCAACGCGTAAATGATAACCAGCGGGTCGAGGAATTTCTGACGAATTCCCTGATTAGTTTTATTCTTTCGGCAATTACGCTGGTCGTATTGGGCGGGGTACTGTGTTATTACAATTGGCAAATCTTTTTAATCTTCCTGATTGGTGCAGTAATCAGTGTGACCTGGTCTAATTCTTTCCAGCAAAAAAGAAAGGTCATTGACCAGAAGAAATTTAAAGTCCTTTCTGCTAATCAGCAGCTTTTACTGGAGATTTTTTATGCGATGCAGGAAATTAAACTTACAGGCAGTGAACAGGAAAAGCAGGAGTTATGGGAAGGCTTGCAAGATCAGTCTTATGGGCTTAAACTGGAAGCGCTGCAACTGGATCAGTTGATGCAGGGGATTGGTTACTTCATTAATGAAGTCAAAAATGTGTTGATTACTTATGCGGCAGCGATGCTGGTGATCAATGATCAGGTTACCCTGGGCGGGATGCTGGCCATTACTTATATCTGTGGTCAACTTAACACGCCTATTACACAGCTCGTTGAGTTTGCGCGGGTCTCTCAGAATACAAAGTTTAGTTTACAGCGGATGGCAGAAGTGCATCAGGAAGCGGAAGAAGATTTTGAAGTCGGCTACCGGGATATGACCAGCGCTCCTGAAAATATCGAACTGAAACAGGTGAGTTTTCAATATGGAAACAGCCATGCACCATTCGTCTTAAAAAATCTGGATCTGTTGATTCCTGCGGGTAAAGTTACGGCTATCGTAGGGATGAGCGGAAGCGGCAAGACTACTTTAATTAAACTGTTATTGAAGTTTTACCAGGTGAGCAAAGGCTCGGTTACGATTGGTAATCTTTCCGTGGATCAGGTACATGCTAAACAGTGGAGAGCCGCTTGCGGCGTAGTGATGCAGGATGGTTATGTTTTCATGGACACTATCGCGAATAATATTTTTGCTGGCTCAGTGGTCAAGGATAAAGAACGTCTTTATGAAGTTTCCAAACTGGCCAATATGCATGATTTCTTTATGGCCATGCCATTTGGCTATGATACGGTAGTTGGCAAAGATGGATATGGCTTGAGTGAGGGACAAAAACAAAGGCTCTTAATTGCCAGGCTGATCTATAGAAATCCGGCCTATATATTCCTGGATGAAGCAACGAATTCGCTGGATGCACATAATGAGTTGTCCATCGTCAACAACCTGAATAATTTCTTTACCGGGAAAACAGTGCTGATTGTTGCGCATCGGTTGAGTACCGTAAAAAATGCGGATCAGATCGTTGTATTGCATCAGGGGGAGCTGGTGGAAAAAGGAACACATCAGGAGTTGATTGCCAGGAAAGGGAATTATTACCAACTCATCAAAAATCAACTGGAGCTAAGTAAATAA
- the nhaA gene encoding Na+/H+ antiporter NhaA, whose protein sequence is MELIPKSPFEKIIAPVSRFIHLEYTGGIVLFLSVIVAIIWANSPFHEAYHHLWDIKFSIGFDDYVLNKPLHIWINDGLMALFFFVIGLELKREFMEGELSTLKKASLPMMAALGGMLVPAAIFFMLNKGLASEHGWGIPMATDIAFALALLSMAGKHIPGSVKVFLSALAVADDLGAVLVIAFFYTSDLNFVPLGIAAVFLLVLIAGNKLGIRSTAFYLLIGIAVWIGFLLSGVHATIAGVLVAFTIPAVTKINENSFSENLRKLSNDFEKEIPNSGLLTTSEQHRTIEQVKSLTLAAETPLQKIEYALHPWVAFIIMPLFALANAGIIIGADFFSALMNPVSIGVISGLIIGKFVGVLLFTWLMVKTGLAQLPDQANWKHITGVALLAGVGFTMSLFISNLAFEQPEFIEQAKYGILIASLIAGISGITLLKSFKKA, encoded by the coding sequence ATGGAATTAATACCTAAATCACCCTTTGAAAAAATTATTGCCCCGGTAAGCAGATTCATTCACCTTGAATATACTGGCGGAATAGTCCTGTTTTTAAGTGTGATCGTTGCCATTATATGGGCCAATTCACCGTTTCATGAAGCGTATCATCACTTGTGGGATATTAAATTCTCTATTGGCTTTGATGACTATGTGTTGAACAAGCCACTTCATATCTGGATTAACGATGGGCTGATGGCCTTGTTCTTCTTTGTGATTGGATTAGAGTTGAAAAGGGAGTTCATGGAAGGCGAATTGTCTACTTTAAAGAAGGCTTCTTTACCGATGATGGCAGCTTTGGGCGGAATGCTGGTCCCTGCAGCAATTTTCTTTATGCTCAACAAAGGACTGGCTTCTGAACATGGCTGGGGTATTCCAATGGCTACAGATATTGCTTTTGCACTGGCGCTGCTTTCTATGGCTGGAAAACATATTCCAGGTTCAGTGAAAGTATTTCTATCTGCGCTGGCAGTGGCAGACGATCTGGGCGCTGTTTTAGTAATTGCATTTTTTTATACCAGCGATTTAAATTTCGTTCCGCTGGGTATAGCAGCAGTCTTTCTGCTGGTCTTGATAGCGGGTAATAAATTAGGAATCAGAAGTACGGCCTTTTATCTCTTAATAGGAATCGCAGTTTGGATAGGATTTTTACTTTCAGGAGTCCACGCCACAATAGCGGGCGTATTGGTTGCATTTACTATTCCTGCGGTCACTAAGATTAATGAAAATAGCTTCTCAGAAAACCTGAGAAAGTTATCAAATGATTTTGAAAAGGAGATCCCGAATAGTGGTTTGCTGACCACTTCAGAACAACATAGAACCATTGAACAAGTGAAAAGCCTGACACTGGCAGCAGAAACTCCTTTGCAGAAAATAGAGTACGCCTTGCATCCATGGGTAGCTTTCATCATTATGCCGCTTTTCGCGCTCGCTAATGCAGGTATAATTATAGGGGCAGACTTCTTCTCTGCTTTGATGAATCCGGTGAGTATCGGGGTGATATCGGGCTTGATCATAGGTAAGTTTGTGGGGGTACTTTTGTTCACCTGGTTAATGGTGAAAACAGGACTGGCACAATTACCGGATCAGGCGAACTGGAAACATATTACAGGCGTTGCATTACTGGCCGGGGTAGGTTTTACAATGTCACTGTTTATCAGTAACCTGGCATTCGAACAACCAGAATTCATTGAACAGGCTAAATACGGTATCCTAATTGCCTCGCTCATTGCGGGTATATCAGGGATAACGCTGTTGAAAAGTTTTAAAAAAGCTTAA
- a CDS encoding class I SAM-dependent methyltransferase: MKTDYSKSATTEEIRTRFDQDVERFANLDTGQLTTIDAPLTMELCTAAAHYINPAATELLDVGCGAGNYTLKMLSKTANLNCTLNDLSLPMLERAKERVTAQTTGTVTTIQSDMRELELPAAHFDIILAAAVLHHLRGDADWELVFSKLYQSLKPGGSIWISDLIAHDSPAVTQLFKDQYGTYLETLGGEEYREKVFDYIAYEDTPRSVNYQIDLLRKVGFKNIEILHKNSCFAAFGGVK; encoded by the coding sequence ATGAAGACAGATTATTCCAAAAGCGCAACAACAGAAGAAATCAGGACAAGATTTGACCAGGATGTAGAAAGGTTTGCTAACCTGGATACCGGGCAGCTGACTACCATAGACGCACCATTAACAATGGAGCTGTGTACCGCAGCAGCACATTATATAAACCCTGCCGCAACGGAACTGCTTGACGTGGGCTGTGGCGCGGGTAATTATACTTTAAAGATGCTGAGTAAAACAGCCAATTTAAATTGTACGCTCAATGATTTGAGCTTACCTATGCTGGAAAGGGCGAAAGAAAGAGTCACTGCTCAAACCACCGGGACAGTAACGACCATACAATCAGATATGCGTGAGCTTGAATTGCCAGCTGCACATTTTGATATTATCCTTGCTGCCGCAGTTTTACATCATCTTCGCGGGGATGCAGATTGGGAATTGGTTTTTAGCAAATTATATCAGAGTTTGAAACCTGGCGGAAGTATTTGGATCTCCGATCTGATTGCACATGACTCGCCAGCGGTGACCCAACTATTTAAAGACCAGTACGGCACTTATCTGGAAACACTGGGTGGGGAAGAATATCGTGAAAAAGTATTCGATTATATCGCCTATGAAGATACACCACGTTCGGTCAATTACCAGATAGATTTACTTCGGAAAGTGGGCTTCAAAAACATAGAAATACTGCATAAAAACTCATGTTTTGCCGCTTTTGGTGGTGTAAAATAG